Proteins found in one Serratia plymuthica genomic segment:
- a CDS encoding glycine zipper 2TM domain-containing protein: MNIKRVAGVLVLVMATLSVTACGHMSNRNRNTAIGAGVGALGGAVLTDGSTLGTLGGAALGGIIGHQTSR; the protein is encoded by the coding sequence ATGAACATTAAACGTGTTGCCGGCGTGTTGGTTCTTGTAATGGCTACGCTTTCCGTAACTGCATGCGGACATATGTCCAACCGCAATCGCAACACCGCTATCGGCGCCGGCGTAGGCGCGCTGGGCGGTGCAGTGTTGACCGACGGCAGCACCCTGGGCACCTTGGGCGGCGCGGCACTGGGCGGTATTATCGGTCACCAAACCAGCCGTTAA
- a CDS encoding GNAT family N-acetyltransferase — MITLRMARPVDAPAIARLHVQVWRSAYRGLATQAAYAALDEPRRLAHWQEKLQQPGASQVLLAESASLLVGFCLADAPSHPQFGEHAEIKSLFVSDTHQRQGIGRRLLGAAARAMQKLGYRSIALGVVEGNDSAMRFYQALGGAPAGHYTDPGPLWRSSNVIYVWPDIRHLAAVK, encoded by the coding sequence ATGATAACGCTGAGAATGGCGCGGCCTGTGGATGCACCGGCGATCGCTCGTCTGCATGTGCAGGTTTGGCGCAGCGCCTACCGGGGCCTGGCGACGCAGGCGGCCTATGCCGCGCTGGATGAACCAAGGCGGTTGGCCCACTGGCAGGAAAAACTGCAACAGCCAGGCGCATCGCAGGTGCTGCTGGCCGAATCGGCGAGCCTGTTGGTCGGATTCTGTCTGGCCGACGCCCCTTCCCATCCGCAGTTTGGCGAGCATGCCGAAATAAAATCACTTTTCGTCAGCGACACGCATCAACGTCAGGGTATCGGCCGCAGGCTGCTCGGTGCCGCAGCCAGAGCCATGCAAAAGCTCGGCTATCGCAGCATTGCGCTGGGGGTGGTCGAAGGAAATGACAGCGCGATGCGGTTTTATCAGGCATTGGGCGGCGCTCCGGCCGGTCACTATACCGATCCCGGTCCGTTGTGGCGCTCCAGCAATGTGATTTACGTCTGGCCGGATATTCGCCATCTGGCGGCCGTTAAATAA
- a CDS encoding AcrZ family multidrug efflux pump-associated protein, protein MLEMIESLATVVILVPVMIAVLLGSIYGLGEVFNVFSAIGRKKD, encoded by the coding sequence ATGTTAGAAATGATTGAGAGTTTGGCAACCGTGGTGATCCTGGTGCCGGTAATGATAGCCGTGTTGCTGGGCTCGATTTATGGTCTGGGTGAAGTGTTTAACGTTTTCTCCGCTATCGGCAGAAAAAAAGACTGA